A genome region from Archaeoglobus fulgidus DSM 4304 includes the following:
- a CDS encoding ABC transporter ATP-binding protein has translation MGVLRVVNLGVKVGEKKILKNVNLFIKEGETFVLFGPNGSGKSTLLNALIGNPSYKVTSGRILFKKVDITNLPTNERVKLGIGIAFQNPPKISGVKLIDVLRYCARVGGYGEDKILELAEKMRMTDHLYREINMGFSGGEVKRSELLQLMLMNPDLVLLDEPDSGVDLENVALIGEAIRTLLERDKEEGERTKSGIIITHQGHILDYVDADYAAILYNGRIACIGEPKDILNQIRNHGYEGCLAKCLANMENSE, from the coding sequence ATGGGTGTGCTTAGAGTTGTTAACCTCGGAGTAAAGGTTGGTGAGAAAAAGATACTCAAAAACGTTAATCTCTTCATCAAAGAAGGGGAGACCTTTGTGCTATTCGGCCCAAACGGGTCGGGCAAATCGACCCTTCTCAATGCCTTGATTGGGAACCCGTCGTACAAGGTTACAAGCGGTCGAATCCTGTTCAAAAAGGTGGATATCACAAATTTGCCCACCAACGAGAGGGTAAAGCTTGGAATTGGCATCGCTTTTCAGAATCCACCAAAAATAAGTGGGGTAAAGCTGATTGACGTGCTGAGGTACTGCGCGAGAGTTGGTGGTTACGGAGAGGACAAAATCCTGGAGCTTGCGGAGAAAATGAGGATGACGGACCACCTGTATAGGGAAATCAACATGGGCTTCTCAGGAGGAGAGGTTAAGAGGTCAGAGCTGCTGCAGCTAATGCTGATGAATCCCGACCTGGTTCTTCTCGATGAGCCTGACAGCGGCGTTGACCTTGAGAATGTTGCATTAATCGGTGAGGCAATCAGAACTCTCCTCGAAAGGGATAAGGAAGAGGGGGAGAGGACGAAGTCCGGGATAATCATAACCCATCAGGGACACATTCTGGATTACGTCGATGCTGATTATGCGGCCATTCTTTACAATGGCAGGATTGCCTGCATAGGCGAGCCGAAGGATATTCTGAACCAGATTAGAAACCACGGGTATGAGGGGTGTTTGGCGAAATGTCTGGCGAATATGGAGAACTCGGAGTAG
- a CDS encoding SufB/SufD family protein has protein sequence MSGEYGELGVDKERLKEVGIELDKSKRSGVYLQEDQDAKTFSSFFEGVEVMSIKQAMEKYDWVKDYFWKILRKDQDEFTRMADTEDVNGYFIRSLPGAKVEIPVEACLYLKKVEKQRVHNIVIAEEGSELNIISGCTSHPGVAGMHIGISEFFVKKNAKLSFTMIHSWDTTIEVRPRTAIKVEEGGTFISNYILLNPVKLVQTYPTAYVEKDATAIFNSVIVALEGSVVDSGSRAVLMGENSRAEIISRTISKGGKIIARGHIIGDAPEVKGHLECKGLMLSESGLIDAIPELEARYPNVELSHEAAIGKIAEEGIFYLMSRGLSRDEAISAIVRGFMEIEIKGLPEALQEAIRRTIEMAERDLL, from the coding sequence ATGTCTGGCGAATATGGAGAACTCGGAGTAGATAAGGAAAGGCTGAAGGAAGTCGGAATTGAGCTTGACAAGTCCAAGAGGTCGGGAGTTTACCTGCAGGAAGACCAGGATGCTAAGACTTTCTCATCCTTCTTCGAAGGTGTGGAAGTGATGAGCATAAAGCAGGCAATGGAGAAGTACGACTGGGTTAAGGACTACTTCTGGAAGATTCTGCGTAAGGATCAGGATGAGTTTACGAGAATGGCCGACACAGAGGACGTCAACGGCTACTTCATCCGCTCTCTGCCAGGAGCAAAAGTTGAAATACCCGTGGAGGCTTGCCTTTACCTGAAAAAGGTTGAGAAGCAGAGAGTCCACAACATTGTGATAGCTGAGGAAGGTTCGGAGCTCAACATCATTTCCGGCTGCACCTCTCATCCCGGCGTGGCGGGAATGCACATCGGTATATCGGAGTTTTTTGTTAAAAAGAACGCAAAGCTCTCCTTCACCATGATACACAGCTGGGATACAACTATAGAGGTGAGGCCAAGAACAGCGATAAAGGTGGAGGAGGGTGGAACCTTCATAAGCAACTACATCCTGCTCAATCCCGTAAAGCTCGTCCAGACCTACCCAACAGCCTATGTGGAGAAAGATGCGACTGCGATATTCAACAGCGTAATTGTTGCTCTTGAGGGCAGCGTCGTCGATTCTGGATCGAGAGCTGTTTTGATGGGTGAAAACAGCAGAGCTGAAATCATATCGAGAACCATAAGCAAAGGCGGGAAGATCATCGCAAGAGGACACATCATCGGAGATGCCCCTGAGGTTAAGGGACATCTCGAGTGCAAGGGTTTGATGCTGTCTGAGAGCGGGCTGATTGACGCAATTCCCGAACTTGAGGCGAGATATCCAAATGTTGAGCTGAGCCATGAAGCTGCCATAGGCAAAATTGCCGAGGAGGGGATATTCTACCTCATGTCGAGGGGGCTTAGCAGAGACGAAGCAATTTCGGCGATAGTCAGGGGATTCATGGAAATAGAGATAAAGGGTCTGCCGGAGGCACTTCAGGAGGCAATAAGGAGAACCATAGAGATGGCGGAGAGGGACTTGCTGTAA
- a CDS encoding AIR synthase-related protein, whose product MDIEGYARRMLEKMGEDEVKKVLAERIAEIKNWSLERAMRWAEAVIVEVKNAYGKTNWLLDYYRSGVTMGEFGVGSRGRGDFYVHEKIAEVIGDSGAVVSSKDLDDAGVVKFGDFYISVAIDGIHSRLSEFPFIAGFHVTRAAMRDVYVMGAEPVAVFSDIHIADDGDVSKIFDHIAGITAVCEAVKVPLVSGSTLRIGGDMVIGERMTGGVGCVGVSKHITPRRNVRDGDVILLTEGAGGGTVATTAIYFGMHEIVEETINLDFIKAVRAIFKADLVRRIHSMSDVTNGGIRGDAEEIAKVSGLALIFDYDKVRNCVNPKVLKMLEELEIDFMGVSIDSLMVVCDAETAELVKSAVKEAGVRIEEVGWVEKGRKGAFVVEGGEIREIKPRFRESAYTPLKKVVGEETPPDFEEMRRKVDEAAMKAVEKKKRVLERLGRV is encoded by the coding sequence ATGGACATTGAAGGCTACGCGAGAAGGATGCTCGAAAAAATGGGTGAAGACGAGGTTAAAAAGGTCCTGGCGGAGAGAATAGCCGAAATTAAAAACTGGAGCCTTGAAAGGGCAATGCGATGGGCTGAGGCCGTTATCGTTGAAGTAAAGAACGCCTACGGCAAAACAAACTGGCTTCTGGACTACTACCGCTCAGGAGTCACTATGGGTGAGTTTGGAGTCGGTTCGAGGGGTAGGGGAGACTTCTACGTTCACGAGAAGATTGCGGAGGTTATAGGTGACTCCGGGGCGGTTGTTTCTTCGAAGGATTTGGATGATGCGGGAGTGGTGAAGTTTGGGGACTTCTACATCTCCGTTGCAATTGACGGCATCCATTCGAGGCTGAGCGAGTTTCCCTTTATTGCCGGATTTCACGTAACGAGAGCAGCAATGAGGGATGTTTACGTCATGGGCGCTGAGCCTGTAGCTGTTTTCTCCGACATCCACATTGCGGATGATGGAGATGTCAGCAAGATTTTCGACCACATAGCCGGTATAACAGCAGTCTGCGAAGCTGTAAAAGTTCCGCTGGTGAGCGGGAGCACGCTGAGAATTGGAGGAGACATGGTCATAGGGGAGAGGATGACGGGCGGAGTTGGCTGCGTTGGGGTTTCAAAGCACATAACCCCCCGCAGAAATGTGAGGGATGGAGACGTAATTTTGCTGACTGAGGGGGCTGGAGGAGGGACTGTTGCGACAACTGCCATTTACTTCGGCATGCACGAGATTGTTGAGGAGACAATCAACCTTGACTTTATCAAGGCTGTGAGGGCCATTTTCAAAGCCGACCTCGTCAGAAGAATCCACTCCATGAGCGATGTCACCAACGGAGGAATAAGGGGGGATGCTGAGGAGATAGCCAAGGTTTCAGGTTTAGCCCTTATTTTCGACTACGACAAGGTCAGGAACTGTGTGAATCCGAAGGTGCTCAAAATGCTCGAAGAGCTTGAAATTGACTTCATGGGTGTCTCAATCGACTCTTTGATGGTTGTATGTGATGCTGAGACGGCAGAGCTTGTTAAAAGTGCTGTGAAAGAGGCAGGAGTAAGGATTGAGGAGGTTGGCTGGGTTGAGAAGGGAAGGAAAGGAGCTTTTGTCGTTGAGGGTGGAGAGATTAGGGAGATAAAGCCGAGGTTCAGGGAGTCGGCATACACACCCCTCAAGAAAGTTGTTGGGGAGGAAACACCGCCCGACTTCGAGGAAATGCGCAGGAAGGTGGATGAAGCAGCGATGAAGGCTGTGGAGAAAAAGAAGAGGGTTCTTGAGAGGCTTGGAAGGGTTTGA